In one Modestobacter sp. L9-4 genomic region, the following are encoded:
- a CDS encoding S9 family peptidase, producing MSDSPAPREQTEDTPPTPFHRLADFVALPRLGGLALSPDGSRLVTSVATLDAEGKKWQSALWEVDPAGQRPARRLTRGAAGESGPVFAPTGELLFTSARPDPAAGKDAGDPKPALWALSPGGGEARLVLSRSSGVSGVAVAADSGDVVVVSSVVPGAADAEADEQRRKARTDAGVTALLHESYPVRFWDHDLGPALPHVFWTGRVPEESAPAPEWRDLTPDAGPPTGAGDDLAISPDGRFVVRSEDVPDGPAGRRSRLVLTQVATGTTRMLVDDPQADVFSPAFSPDSTQVVCVRESVSTFAEPPDYTLLLVDVESSQARDLTVGFDRWPGSPQFSAEGTAVFFLADDDGRHALYRVELAGGAPVRLTDSGAYSDLQVARDGSALYALRSGYDHPAAPVRLDPRATGQDPVALPNPGTITAFPGTLRELDATAADGTRVQSWLVLPEGASETAPAPLVLWVHGGPLMSWNSWSWRWTPWVLAARGYAVLLPNPALSQGFGQDFVRRGWGEWGEHPYTDLMAAVDAAEALPEIDETRTAAMGGSFGGYMANWIATQTDRFAAIVTHASLWHLDSFGGTTDSAYYWEREFGDPLTEPRRYDQNSPHRYADAIRTPMLVIHGDKDYRVPIGEGLRLWYDLQKRGVPSKFLYFPDENHWVLTPGNAAVWYETVLAFLGQHVLGEEWQRPELL from the coding sequence GTGAGCGACTCCCCCGCGCCTCGTGAGCAGACCGAGGACACCCCGCCGACCCCGTTCCACCGGCTGGCCGACTTCGTCGCGCTCCCCCGGCTCGGTGGCCTGGCCCTCTCCCCCGACGGCAGCCGGCTGGTCACCTCGGTGGCCACGCTGGACGCCGAGGGCAAGAAGTGGCAGTCGGCGCTGTGGGAGGTCGACCCGGCCGGGCAGCGTCCGGCCCGGCGGCTGACCCGCGGCGCGGCCGGGGAGTCGGGCCCGGTGTTCGCCCCGACCGGCGAGCTGCTGTTCACGTCTGCCCGCCCCGACCCCGCCGCCGGCAAGGACGCCGGCGACCCGAAGCCGGCACTGTGGGCGCTGTCCCCCGGGGGCGGCGAGGCGCGACTGGTGCTCAGCCGGTCCAGCGGCGTCTCCGGCGTGGCCGTGGCCGCCGACAGCGGTGACGTGGTGGTCGTGTCCTCCGTGGTGCCCGGTGCCGCCGACGCCGAGGCCGACGAGCAGCGCCGCAAGGCCCGCACCGACGCCGGCGTCACCGCGCTGCTGCACGAGAGCTACCCGGTGCGCTTCTGGGACCACGACCTGGGTCCGGCGTTGCCGCACGTGTTCTGGACCGGGCGGGTCCCGGAGGAGTCCGCACCGGCCCCGGAGTGGCGCGACCTGACCCCGGACGCCGGTCCCCCGACCGGCGCCGGCGACGACCTGGCCATCTCCCCCGACGGCCGGTTCGTGGTGCGCAGCGAGGACGTGCCCGACGGCCCCGCCGGACGGCGTTCCCGGCTGGTGCTCACCCAGGTGGCCACGGGCACGACGCGGATGCTGGTCGACGACCCGCAGGCCGACGTCTTCTCCCCCGCGTTCTCCCCCGACTCCACGCAGGTCGTCTGCGTGCGCGAGTCGGTCTCCACCTTCGCCGAGCCGCCGGACTACACGCTGCTGCTGGTGGACGTCGAGTCGTCGCAGGCCCGCGACCTGACCGTCGGCTTCGACCGATGGCCGGGCTCGCCGCAGTTCTCCGCGGAGGGCACCGCGGTGTTCTTCCTGGCCGACGACGACGGCCGGCACGCGCTGTACCGGGTCGAGCTGGCCGGTGGGGCGCCGGTGCGGCTGACCGACTCCGGCGCCTACAGCGACCTGCAGGTGGCCCGGGACGGCAGCGCGCTGTACGCGCTGCGGTCGGGCTACGACCACCCGGCGGCGCCGGTGCGGCTGGACCCGCGGGCGACCGGTCAGGACCCCGTCGCGCTGCCCAACCCCGGCACGATCACCGCCTTCCCCGGCACGCTGCGCGAGCTGGACGCCACCGCCGCCGACGGCACCCGGGTGCAGTCCTGGCTGGTGCTGCCCGAGGGCGCCAGCGAGACGGCCCCCGCCCCGCTGGTGCTGTGGGTGCACGGCGGCCCGCTGATGAGCTGGAACTCCTGGTCGTGGCGCTGGACGCCGTGGGTGCTGGCCGCCCGGGGCTACGCGGTGCTGCTGCCCAACCCGGCGCTGTCGCAGGGTTTCGGGCAGGACTTCGTGCGCCGCGGCTGGGGCGAGTGGGGCGAGCACCCCTATACCGACCTGATGGCCGCGGTCGACGCCGCGGAGGCGCTGCCGGAGATCGACGAGACCCGCACCGCGGCCATGGGCGGCTCGTTCGGTGGCTACATGGCCAACTGGATCGCCACCCAGACCGACCGGTTCGCCGCGATCGTCACCCACGCCAGCCTCTGGCACCTGGACAGCTTCGGCGGCACCACCGACTCCGCGTACTACTGGGAGCGCGAGTTCGGCGACCCGCTGACCGAGCCGCGGCGCTACGACCAGAACTCCCCGCACCGCTACGCCGACGCCATCCGGACGCCGATGCTGGTGATCCACGGCGACAAGGACTACCGCGTCCCGATCGGCGAGGGCCTGCGGCTCTGGTACGACCTGCAGAAGCGCGGGGTGCCCTCGAAGTTCCTGTACTTCCCGGACGAGAACCACTGGGTGCTCACGCCGGGCAACGCCGCGGTCTGGTACGAGACGGTGCTGGCCTTCCTCGGCCAGCACGTGCTGGGCGAGGAGTGGCAGCGGCCCGAGCTGCTCTGA
- a CDS encoding acetoin utilization protein AcuC, with amino-acid sequence MSDSVTVVWDDALLGYTWGGEHPMHPVRLDLTMRLADTLGVLDGPRLSVVAPSPAGEDLLTLVHDPAYLDAVRRAPEHPRDAGHGLGPPDNPVFPGMYDAAALITGGSVLAAQQVSSGRAQHAVNIAGGMHHAMRGGASGFCVFNDAAVAIAWLLGQGWERIAYVDLDVHHGDGVQTAFYDDPRVLTVSVHQTPLTLFPGTGFPEETGDPDRALGSSVNLALPNGTDDSGWLRAFHAVVPSVVRAFRPQILVTQCGCDAHHEDPLADLALTVDGQRASYRAVHDLAHELCDGRWVALGGGGYGLVRCVPRAWTHLLAEAGGDRLDPGTPIPQGWQDDVRSRGLRIEPPDTMTEGGYTGFARWDPLTENRVDQAVMRTRRASFPYFGLDPDDPRD; translated from the coding sequence ATGAGCGACTCGGTGACCGTCGTCTGGGACGACGCCCTGCTCGGCTACACCTGGGGCGGGGAGCACCCCATGCACCCGGTGCGGCTGGACCTCACCATGCGCCTGGCCGACACCCTCGGCGTGCTCGACGGGCCGCGGTTGTCGGTCGTCGCCCCCAGCCCGGCCGGCGAGGACCTGCTCACCCTGGTGCACGACCCCGCCTACCTCGATGCCGTCCGCCGGGCGCCCGAGCACCCCCGGGACGCCGGCCACGGCCTGGGCCCGCCGGACAACCCCGTCTTCCCCGGCATGTACGACGCGGCCGCGCTGATCACCGGCGGCAGCGTGCTGGCCGCCCAGCAGGTGTCCTCCGGCCGGGCGCAGCACGCGGTGAACATCGCCGGCGGCATGCACCACGCCATGCGGGGGGGCGCCTCGGGCTTCTGCGTCTTCAACGACGCCGCGGTCGCGATCGCCTGGCTGCTCGGGCAGGGCTGGGAGCGGATCGCCTACGTCGACCTCGACGTGCACCACGGCGACGGCGTCCAGACCGCGTTCTACGACGACCCGCGGGTGCTCACGGTGAGCGTCCACCAGACCCCGCTCACCCTCTTCCCCGGCACCGGGTTCCCCGAGGAGACCGGCGACCCGGACAGGGCACTGGGCAGCTCGGTCAACCTCGCCCTGCCCAACGGCACCGACGACTCCGGCTGGCTGCGCGCCTTCCACGCCGTCGTGCCCAGCGTCGTGCGGGCCTTCCGGCCGCAGATCCTGGTCACCCAGTGCGGCTGCGACGCCCACCACGAGGACCCCCTCGCCGACCTCGCGCTCACCGTCGACGGGCAGCGCGCCTCCTACCGGGCCGTGCACGACCTGGCCCACGAGCTGTGCGACGGCCGGTGGGTCGCCCTGGGCGGTGGGGGCTACGGCCTGGTGCGCTGCGTGCCGCGCGCCTGGACCCACCTGCTCGCCGAGGCCGGCGGTGACCGGCTGGACCCGGGCACGCCGATCCCGCAGGGCTGGCAGGACGACGTCCGCAGCCGCGGCCTGCGCATCGAGCCGCCGGACACCATGACCGAGGGCGGCTACACCGGCTTCGCCCGCTGGGACCCCCTGACGGAGAACCGCGTCGACCAGGCGGTCATGCGCACCCGCCGAGCATCGTTCCCCTACTTCGGACTGGACCCGGACGACCCCCGTGATTAA
- a CDS encoding DUF4192 domain-containing protein: MTDLNPRPTVRLPDRGALAAAVPQLLGFRPAESLVVVSLHAHAGREVLGLTARADLPPPEHAASLAGSLAASVLSSGPTAVLLLVVSEDDDGRELPHRALLHEVVLAFHHRRVPVRDVLLVRGGRWWDYDCPQACCAPGAGTPLPGGTSELAATSVFSGHVVEDDRAALARRLAPTRSPGMAAACEEVGDELARRTALEGWDAVVEEAWDALLAAVEDAGTARTAPLSDRQVARLAWGLRDTDVRDRALTLALGDREPAAQALWTELTRRAPTPLDAAPATLLAVSAWLRGDGALANLALDRALGSEPSHTLAGLMRTALDACLPPDVVREVIREAAGPLDAGR, encoded by the coding sequence ATGACCGACCTGAACCCCCGCCCCACCGTCCGCCTCCCCGACCGGGGCGCGCTGGCCGCCGCCGTGCCCCAGCTGCTGGGGTTCCGGCCCGCGGAGTCACTGGTGGTGGTCAGCCTGCACGCCCACGCCGGTCGCGAGGTCCTCGGCCTCACCGCCCGGGCCGACCTGCCGCCGCCGGAGCACGCCGCGTCCCTGGCCGGCAGCCTGGCCGCGTCGGTGCTCAGCAGCGGACCCACCGCCGTCCTGCTGCTCGTGGTCTCCGAGGACGACGACGGTCGGGAGCTGCCGCACCGTGCCCTGCTGCACGAGGTGGTGCTCGCCTTCCACCACCGCCGGGTGCCGGTGCGGGACGTCCTGCTGGTCCGCGGCGGCCGCTGGTGGGACTACGACTGCCCCCAGGCCTGCTGCGCACCCGGTGCGGGCACCCCGCTGCCGGGCGGCACCAGCGAGCTGGCGGCGACGTCGGTGTTCTCCGGTCACGTCGTCGAGGACGACCGCGCCGCGCTCGCCCGGCGCCTGGCCCCCACCCGCTCGCCGGGCATGGCCGCCGCGTGCGAGGAGGTGGGCGACGAGCTGGCCCGCCGGACGGCGCTCGAGGGCTGGGACGCCGTCGTCGAGGAGGCCTGGGACGCCCTGCTCGCCGCGGTGGAGGACGCCGGGACCGCCCGCACCGCGCCCCTGTCGGACCGGCAGGTGGCCCGGCTGGCCTGGGGCCTGCGCGACACCGACGTGCGGGACCGGGCGCTGACCTTGGCGCTGGGCGACCGCGAACCGGCCGCGCAGGCGCTGTGGACCGAGCTCACCCGCCGGGCGCCGACCCCGCTGGACGCCGCACCGGCGACCCTGCTGGCGGTCAGCGCGTGGCTGCGCGGCGACGGCGCGCTGGCCAACCTCGCGCTGGACCGGGCGCTGGGCAGCGAGCCCAGCCACACCCTCGCCGGGCTGATGCGCACCGCGCTCGACGCGTGCCTGCCGCCGGACGTGGTGCGGGAGGTGATCCGGGAGGCCGCCGGCCCGCTCGATGCGGGCCGCTGA
- a CDS encoding metal-dependent transcriptional regulator, whose translation MNDLIDTTEMYLRTIFELEEEGIVPLRARIAERLHQSGPTVSQTVARMERDGLLTVQGDRHLQLSDEGRALATAVMRKHRLAECLLVDVIGLDYADVHEEACRWEHVMSEAVERKLLSLLKNPTVSPFGNPIPGLDALGGDTSAVLDALTLLSTTATPEGTKVVVRRISEQLQEDADLLRSMAAQNVRPGSTVTPSLANGAVLVDGVALQPGVAQHVFVSAVDEELTPAEAAEAVAAVS comes from the coding sequence GTGAACGACCTCATCGACACCACGGAGATGTACCTCCGGACCATCTTCGAGCTCGAGGAAGAGGGCATCGTCCCGCTGCGGGCGCGGATCGCCGAGCGCCTGCACCAGAGCGGCCCCACCGTGAGCCAGACCGTTGCCCGGATGGAGCGCGACGGGCTGCTGACCGTGCAGGGCGACCGGCACCTGCAGCTGTCCGACGAGGGCCGTGCGCTGGCCACCGCGGTCATGCGCAAGCACCGGCTGGCCGAGTGCCTGCTCGTCGACGTGATCGGCCTGGACTACGCCGACGTGCACGAGGAGGCCTGCCGCTGGGAGCACGTGATGAGCGAGGCCGTGGAGCGCAAGCTGCTCAGCCTGCTCAAGAACCCCACCGTGTCGCCCTTCGGCAACCCGATCCCGGGCCTCGACGCCCTGGGCGGTGACACCTCGGCGGTGCTCGACGCGCTGACCCTGCTCTCGACCACCGCGACGCCGGAGGGCACCAAGGTCGTCGTGCGCCGGATCAGCGAGCAGCTGCAGGAGGACGCCGACCTGCTGCGCTCGATGGCCGCGCAGAACGTGCGCCCGGGCTCGACGGTGACCCCCTCGCTGGCCAACGGTGCGGTGCTGGTCGACGGCGTCGCCCTGCAGCCCGGCGTGGCCCAGCACGTGTTCGTCAGCGCCGTCGACGAGGAGCTCACCCCGGCCGAGGCCGCCGAGGCGGTCGCCGCCGTCTCCTAG
- a CDS encoding NADP-dependent oxidoreductase — protein sequence MKAIRYHQFGTTEVLRQEEVERPVPAPGQVLVRVAATSFNPVDDHIRLGLLAEMIPTALPVTPGLDVAGTVVELGAGVSGVEVGDQVVAMSPLDTHGGAAEYAVLAADLVTPAPRTVDLADAASLPLAGLAAMQAAVELAEVRAGQTVLVNGAGGAVGSIVVQLAVDAGAEVTAVDAPAHAERLRGYGARVVGPLDLDAGPAAVSGPFDVVVNHVRLAPEDMARLTSYVADGGIAVSSAGPVPADEARGVRTAGVWVGPNAAHLADLVARVDDGRLALHVVDRRPLEELPAVHEDAGNGRLPGKTVITVA from the coding sequence GTGAAGGCGATCCGCTACCACCAGTTCGGCACGACCGAGGTCCTGCGCCAGGAGGAGGTGGAGCGTCCGGTGCCCGCCCCCGGCCAGGTGCTGGTCCGCGTGGCGGCCACCTCGTTCAACCCCGTCGACGACCACATCCGGCTGGGCCTGCTGGCCGAGATGATCCCGACCGCGCTGCCGGTCACCCCCGGGCTGGACGTCGCCGGCACCGTCGTCGAGCTCGGGGCCGGCGTCTCCGGCGTCGAGGTGGGTGACCAGGTCGTCGCCATGTCCCCGCTGGACACCCACGGCGGGGCGGCCGAGTACGCGGTCCTCGCCGCCGACCTGGTGACCCCGGCCCCGCGGACGGTCGACCTGGCCGACGCCGCGTCGCTGCCGCTGGCCGGGCTGGCGGCCATGCAGGCCGCCGTGGAGCTGGCCGAGGTGCGGGCCGGTCAGACCGTCCTGGTCAACGGCGCCGGCGGGGCGGTGGGCAGCATCGTGGTCCAGCTCGCCGTCGACGCCGGCGCGGAGGTGACCGCGGTCGACGCACCGGCGCACGCCGAGCGCCTGCGCGGCTACGGCGCACGGGTCGTCGGCCCACTGGACCTCGACGCCGGCCCCGCGGCGGTGTCCGGCCCGTTCGACGTGGTGGTCAACCACGTGCGCCTGGCACCGGAGGACATGGCCCGGCTGACCTCCTACGTGGCCGACGGCGGGATCGCCGTCAGCTCCGCCGGGCCGGTGCCGGCCGACGAGGCACGCGGGGTGCGCACGGCCGGGGTGTGGGTCGGCCCGAACGCCGCCCACCTGGCCGACCTCGTCGCCCGGGTCGACGACGGCCGGCTCGCCCTGCACGTCGTCGACCGGCGTCCGCTGGAGGAGCTGCCGGCGGTGCACGAGGACGCCGGCAACGGCCGCCTGCCGGGCAAGACGGTCATCACCGTCGCCTGA
- a CDS encoding TetR/AcrR family transcriptional regulator, producing the protein MVRTRAHVLAHAGRLLAEGGAEALTFSRLSAEARVSRQTLYRYWASPAALAVDLVRDRVAPTQDVTGGPEQAVVAFLTELRGRLAEPGVSAAYSMLLSATERHPEAVGVLDGVLDETHAIVSRLVADAIGDLDRADFDLLVGPVLYSHFVARRPISDLAVARAVGHLFAGR; encoded by the coding sequence GTGGTCCGGACCCGCGCCCACGTGCTGGCGCACGCCGGACGTCTGCTGGCCGAGGGCGGGGCCGAGGCGCTCACCTTCAGCCGGCTGTCGGCCGAGGCGCGGGTGTCGAGGCAGACGCTCTACCGCTACTGGGCCTCGCCGGCGGCGCTCGCCGTCGACCTGGTCCGGGACCGGGTGGCCCCCACCCAGGACGTCACCGGCGGACCCGAGCAGGCGGTGGTCGCCTTCCTGACCGAGCTGCGCGGACGCCTCGCCGAGCCGGGTGTGTCCGCCGCCTACTCGATGCTCCTGTCGGCCACCGAGCGGCACCCCGAGGCCGTCGGGGTGCTCGACGGCGTGCTCGACGAGACGCACGCGATCGTCAGCCGGCTGGTGGCCGACGCGATCGGGGACCTCGACCGGGCGGACTTCGACCTGCTCGTCGGCCCGGTGCTGTACTCCCACTTCGTGGCCCGGCGCCCGATCAGCGACCTCGCCGTCGCCCGCGCGGTGGGGCACCTGTTCGCAGGTCGGTGA
- a CDS encoding bifunctional GNAT family N-acetyltransferase/acetate--CoA ligase family protein — protein MNDEVTAAPEAPPRWEADVVAADGGTVHLRPITPEDADGIVGLMERSSDQTRYYRFFGPVRQLSAKDLYRFTHVDHVDRVAFVVLLGDHLIGVGRYDRTPGTDEAEVAFLIEDAHQRRGLGSVLLEHLAAAARERGITRFIAEVLSQNTGMVRVFRDAGYAASRSYEDGVVHLTFPIAPTEQSLAVVHEREQRSESRSIGRLLNPGSVAVIGASNDPAKVGYAALSNLLGYGFAGPIYPVNPAVRHVRGVPAHASIEAIPDDVDLAVLAVPADEVPAVVEACRRKNVHALVVISGGFGETGPEGLAAERALVASARASGMRVVGPNCLGVVNTDPEVHLNASLAPDVPGRGRVGFFAQSGALGVALLERARGRNIGLSSFVSAGNRADVSGNDLLQYWATDPGTEVVLLHLESFGNPRKFARLARAVGRSKPVVAVKSGRHVGMTAGLAGTSVAVPEQSVAALFASAGVIRVETLAQLFDVGTLLAHQPLPAGDRVAVVGNSTAMGVLVADAVLEQGLELAHERPVDIGTQAGPEDFRAALQTALDDDGVDAVVAVFLPPLLRGEQPFGRVLREVSAGSTKPLVANFLSTEGIPDELAIRGEDGMPARGSVPSFSTPERAVIALAKVAEYARWRRRPVGVVPELADVEEAGGRAVVESALAGTPAGRELTDTETMRLLGAYGVPMLGTRRVTDVESAVAAAEAIGYPVVLKSTAPWLRDRRDLGGMRFDLADADDVRVAYAAIPSADPVIVQEQAAPGVGTVVQVVDDPSFGALVSFGVGGVATDLLGDRAFRTLPLTDLDAAELVRSPRAFPLLDGYRGSAPVDTAALEDLLLRVARLADDLPEVLALNLEPVIVGPATPSGRSLVVAGAQVRVGPPTARVDPGPRRMFRPGT, from the coding sequence GTGAACGACGAGGTGACTGCTGCCCCTGAGGCGCCGCCGCGGTGGGAGGCCGACGTGGTGGCGGCGGACGGTGGGACGGTGCACCTGCGGCCGATCACGCCGGAGGACGCCGACGGCATCGTCGGGCTGATGGAGCGCAGCTCCGACCAGACCCGGTACTACCGGTTCTTCGGACCGGTCCGTCAGCTGTCGGCCAAGGACCTGTACCGGTTCACCCACGTCGACCACGTCGACCGGGTGGCCTTCGTGGTGCTGCTGGGCGACCACCTGATCGGCGTGGGCCGCTACGACCGCACGCCGGGCACCGACGAGGCCGAGGTCGCCTTCCTCATCGAGGACGCCCACCAGCGGCGCGGCCTGGGCTCGGTGCTGCTGGAGCACCTCGCCGCCGCGGCCCGCGAGCGGGGCATCACCCGCTTCATCGCGGAGGTGCTGAGCCAGAACACCGGGATGGTGCGGGTCTTCCGCGATGCCGGGTACGCGGCGTCGCGGTCCTACGAGGACGGCGTCGTGCACCTCACCTTCCCGATCGCGCCCACCGAGCAGTCGCTGGCCGTGGTGCACGAGCGGGAGCAGCGCAGTGAGTCCCGCTCGATCGGCCGGCTGCTCAACCCCGGCTCGGTGGCCGTGATCGGCGCCAGCAACGACCCGGCCAAGGTCGGGTACGCGGCGCTGAGCAACCTGCTCGGCTACGGCTTCGCCGGCCCGATCTACCCGGTCAACCCGGCGGTGCGGCACGTCCGCGGCGTCCCCGCCCACGCCTCCATCGAGGCCATCCCCGACGACGTCGACCTCGCCGTGCTGGCCGTCCCGGCGGACGAGGTGCCGGCGGTCGTGGAGGCCTGCCGGCGCAAGAACGTGCACGCGCTGGTGGTCATCTCCGGCGGGTTCGGCGAGACCGGCCCCGAGGGGCTGGCCGCCGAGCGGGCGCTGGTCGCCTCGGCCCGCGCCTCGGGCATGCGCGTGGTGGGGCCCAACTGCCTGGGCGTGGTCAACACCGACCCTGAGGTGCACCTCAACGCCAGCCTCGCCCCCGACGTCCCCGGACGTGGGCGGGTCGGCTTCTTCGCCCAGTCCGGCGCGCTGGGCGTGGCCCTGCTGGAGCGGGCCCGCGGCCGCAACATCGGCCTGTCCAGCTTCGTGTCCGCCGGCAACCGGGCCGACGTCAGCGGCAACGACCTGCTGCAGTACTGGGCGACCGACCCGGGCACCGAGGTGGTGCTACTGCACCTGGAGAGCTTCGGCAACCCCCGCAAGTTCGCCCGGCTGGCCCGCGCTGTCGGCCGCAGCAAGCCCGTGGTCGCGGTGAAGAGCGGCCGGCACGTGGGCATGACCGCCGGGCTCGCGGGCACCAGCGTCGCCGTGCCGGAGCAGTCGGTCGCCGCGCTGTTCGCCTCGGCGGGGGTGATCCGGGTGGAGACACTCGCCCAGCTCTTCGACGTCGGCACGCTGCTGGCCCACCAGCCGCTGCCGGCCGGTGACCGGGTCGCCGTCGTCGGCAACTCCACCGCCATGGGGGTGCTGGTCGCCGACGCGGTGCTCGAGCAGGGCCTGGAGCTGGCTCACGAGCGCCCGGTCGACATCGGCACGCAGGCCGGCCCGGAGGACTTCCGCGCCGCGCTGCAGACCGCCCTGGACGACGACGGTGTCGACGCGGTGGTCGCGGTGTTCCTGCCGCCGCTGCTGCGGGGTGAGCAGCCCTTCGGCCGGGTGCTGCGGGAGGTGTCGGCGGGATCGACCAAGCCGCTGGTGGCCAACTTCCTCTCCACCGAGGGCATCCCCGACGAGCTGGCGATCCGCGGCGAGGACGGCATGCCCGCCCGCGGCTCGGTGCCGTCGTTCTCCACGCCGGAGCGGGCGGTGATCGCGCTGGCCAAGGTCGCCGAGTACGCCCGCTGGCGGCGCCGTCCGGTCGGGGTGGTGCCCGAGCTGGCCGACGTCGAGGAGGCCGGCGGGCGCGCGGTGGTGGAGTCCGCCCTCGCCGGGACGCCGGCCGGCCGGGAGCTCACCGACACCGAGACGATGCGGCTGCTGGGCGCCTACGGCGTGCCGATGCTGGGCACCCGGCGGGTCACCGACGTCGAGTCGGCGGTGGCCGCGGCCGAGGCGATCGGCTACCCGGTGGTGCTCAAGTCGACCGCGCCGTGGCTGCGTGACCGCCGTGACCTGGGCGGCATGCGCTTCGACCTCGCCGACGCCGACGACGTGCGGGTCGCCTACGCCGCCATCCCCTCGGCCGACCCGGTGATCGTGCAGGAGCAGGCCGCGCCGGGGGTCGGCACGGTGGTGCAGGTCGTCGACGACCCGTCCTTCGGCGCCCTGGTGAGCTTCGGCGTCGGCGGGGTGGCCACCGACCTGCTCGGCGACCGCGCCTTCCGCACCCTGCCGCTCACCGACCTGGACGCCGCCGAACTGGTGCGCAGCCCGCGGGCGTTCCCGCTGCTGGACGGCTACCGCGGCAGCGCGCCGGTCGACACCGCGGCACTGGAGGACCTGCTGCTCCGCGTCGCCCGCCTGGCCGACGACCTGCCCGAGGTGCTGGCGCTCAACCTGGAGCCGGTCATCGTCGGCCCGGCCACCCCCAGCGGACGTTCCCTGGTCGTCGCCGGCGCCCAGGTCCGCGTCGGCCCCCCGACGGCCCGCGTCGACCCCGGCCCCCGCCGCATGTTCCGCCCCGGCACCTGA
- a CDS encoding MarR family winged helix-turn-helix transcriptional regulator — MTSSTRWLDDDQQALWQDLLTVVIGLPALLDRQMQADASISNFEYSVLARLSMTEASTMRLSDLAAQCTSTLPRLSKVMVRFEEQGWVTRCPDPDNGRYTLATLTDAGRQKVVDSAPGHVEQVRALVFDPLTAAQQRQLGVVLSRLAGPVREQLGGR, encoded by the coding sequence ATGACCAGCTCGACGCGGTGGCTCGACGACGACCAGCAGGCCCTCTGGCAGGACCTGCTGACCGTGGTCATCGGGCTGCCCGCCCTGCTGGACCGGCAGATGCAGGCGGACGCCAGCATCTCCAACTTCGAGTACAGCGTGCTGGCCCGGCTCTCGATGACCGAGGCGTCCACGATGCGGCTCAGCGACCTGGCCGCGCAGTGCACCAGCACCCTGCCGCGGTTGTCGAAGGTGATGGTCAGGTTCGAGGAGCAGGGCTGGGTCACGCGGTGCCCCGATCCGGACAACGGCCGCTACACCCTGGCGACGCTGACCGACGCCGGCCGGCAGAAGGTCGTCGACAGCGCCCCCGGCCACGTCGAGCAGGTGCGGGCGCTCGTGTTCGACCCGCTCACCGCCGCGCAGCAGCGTCAGCTCGGCGTCGTCCTGAGCCGGCTCGCCGGCCCGGTGCGGGAGCAGCTCGGCGGGCGATGA